Genomic segment of Georgenia soli:
GGCTGCTGGGCTACGCGGCCGTGCGCCTGATCGCGTACCGCCGGGAGCTGCGCCGCCAGCTGCGCACGCTCGCCGCCGTGGCCGAGCTGCGGCAGGTGCAGGGCACCTCGGCGTGGGTCGTCCCCTCGGCCGAGCGAACCGCCTACGCGCTGCCCCGCCGGCGCGACGGCATCGTCGTGACCCAGGGCGCGCTCGACGGCCTGGACGACGACCAGATCGCCGCGGTGCTCGCGCACGAGCGCGCGCACGTCCGCGGCCGGCACCACGCGGTCATCGGCGTCCTGCAGATCTTCGCCGGCCTCTTCGCCCCCGTTCCGCTCGTCGCCGCCGCCCCGGCCGCCGTCGCCGGCTACGCGGAGATGGCCGCCGACGACGCCGCCCGTAGCGCGCGGGGCACCCGCGCTCTGGCCGGGGCGCTGCTGGCACTGCACCGGCCGGGCACGTCGGGGCCGCCGCCCGCCCTCGCGCTGCACGCCGCGCGGCACCAGCCGCTCTCCCGGGCTCAGCGGCTGGTGGCAGCAGCACCGTCCCCGCCCCGCGGAGGTGTCGCTGTCGTCGCCGCCTACCTCGTCGCCATGGCAGGGGCGGTCCTCCTGGTCTCCGTCCCCTACCTCTCGGTGGCCGTCACGGCCAGCTGCTGACAGCCGGCGGCCTAGCGAACGACGCACAAGGAGTGCCACCACCCGTGACCGCCAGCTCAGCACCGACGGGGGCCGACACCGGATCGCGGGATGCCGTCGTCCCGACCACCGAGGCGCAACGGAGCGGAGCCTTACATCCCGGTCCGATGAAAACCCGATCGGCGCCCTCGGTGACGCCACTCCTGATCAGCGCTGCGGGCGGATGGCTGACCAACCTCGCCTTCCCGGACCGTGGCTGGTGGCCGTTGGCCTACCTCGGGGTCGCACTGCTCCTGATCGCGCTGCGTGATTTGCGAACGGTGCAGTCCGGGCTCACCGGACTGGTGTGGGGCCTTGCGTTCTTCCTGCCGCACGTCCACTGGGCGGCCCTCGCCACCGGGTCGCCCCTGCCATGGATCGCGCTCAGTCTCTCGCAGGCCTTCTACGTCGCGGGCTTCGCGATTGCCTGGACGGTAGCCCGGCAGGCCGCCTGGGTCCGTGAGCACCCGCTGATCCAGACGGCCGTCGCCGCCGCTGTCTGGGTGGCGATCGAGCAGGTGCGGGGCTCGTGGCCGTTCGGTGGGTTTCCGTGGGGCATCCTTGCCTTCTCCCAGGTCGACGCCCCAGTACTGCCGTTGGCCGCCTACGGCGGCGAGGTCCTGGTGTCAGCGACAGTGGTGGTCATCGCTGGGCTGATCGCGCTGGCGGCGACGCAGGAACGTCGATCGAGCCACTCCGCCGTCCTCGGCGTTGCCTGCGTCGTTGCTGCCCTGTCCATCGGGCCGTCGCTCCTGCCCCTCTCGACGGGCGCAGAAGCTGGAGAGCTGCGCGTGGGTGCTGTCCAGGGCGATGTTCCGCAACAGGGCGCCCACTGGGCGGCCCAGGCCCGCGAGGTCACAGCCAACCATGCGGCAGGCACGCAGCGGCTTGCAGAATCGGTGGAGTCGGACGGGCTCGACCTGCTGCTCTGGCCGGAGAGCGCTGCAGACATCGACCCGCGGACCGACGCCGAGCAGGCCGCGCTGGTCGAAGCGGCGGCCGAAGCGGTGGACGCGCCACTGCTGATGGGAACCCAGCGGTTTCCCGACGGTCAGGACATCCGCTACAACGAGATGGTGCTGTGGCAGGCGGATCAAGGGGCCGGTTCCGCCTACGCCAAGCAGCATCCGGTCCCGTTCGGAGAGTACGTGCCCTACCGGGACCTCTTCCGGCGGATCACCCCACTTGTGGACCTGATCGGAACCGACATGGCGGCCGGCACCGACCCTGCTGAGATGTCCGTCCCCGTCGAGCGACTCGGGCGCGCCGTCGATGTCACCGTGGGCATCTGCTTCGAGGTCGCCTACGCCGACCTGATCGGCGAGGGAGTTCGCGGTGGCGGAGAACTCATCGTCATCCCCACCAACAACGCATCTTTCGGTCACTCTCAGGAGTCGACCCAACAGCTGGCGATGTCACGGTTTCGCGCGGTGGAGCACGGTCGGGCAACGGTCCAGATCTCCACGGTCGGCGCCAGCGGCATCGTCCTGCCCGACGGAACCGTGGTCCAGCGCACGGGCCTCTTCACCTCCGAGCAGATGGCCGCGACGCTCCCGCTTCGCACCAGCCTGACGCCCGCCACACGGCTCGGCACAGCACCCAGGACGACCGTCTGGGTCCTGGCGGCTGCCGCCGTCGCGGGCGGTGCGCTGAGCCGCCGCACCCGGCACAGCGGGCGGCAGTTGCTCGATGCCGGCCGTCAGGAGGTGCACCACGGCGCGCACGATGAGTTCCTGCGCGGCCGGAGCAGTGTGAAGGCATGATCGCTGGCACGCTCACGTGCCAGAGGTCGACACTCCTGCACCGATCGCCCCCACGCGGGCGCGTCACGCCAGGGTGGTGTCGAGGAGCCCCACGTTCTGCGCCACCCAGGGGAATACCCAGGTGAACAGCGCCCAGACGACGGCGAGGCCGAGCACGACCGCCTCGAGCACCCTGAACCACCGCGGTCCGGGCAGGACCCGCCAGATCGCCGCGTACATCAGGAACCCTCCAGCAGCTCGACCGGCTTGCCCTCGGACCGGGGCACCCACCCGGCGAGCTCGCCGTGGGTGATCCAGCGCTCACGGGTGCTCCACAGCGGGTGGCACGTGGTGAAGGTGATGGTTCGCGCCGTCGGCTCC
This window contains:
- a CDS encoding M48 family metalloprotease, whose amino-acid sequence is MTVLTVAAALTALLLLGATAGPALLGRLAPALSARPTWGMALWASSAVLWVLGLLSVGPLLAWTVAGPGLPGAAGTVCRRCLTAANPFASVPGWTTQVLPTYLLLLVPAAVTIGLLGYAAVRLIAYRRELRRQLRTLAAVAELRQVQGTSAWVVPSAERTAYALPRRRDGIVVTQGALDGLDDDQIAAVLAHERAHVRGRHHAVIGVLQIFAGLFAPVPLVAAAPAAVAGYAEMAADDAARSARGTRALAGALLALHRPGTSGPPPALALHAARHQPLSRAQRLVAAAPSPPRGGVAVVAAYLVAMAGAVLLVSVPYLSVAVTASC
- the lnt gene encoding apolipoprotein N-acyltransferase, producing the protein MTASSAPTGADTGSRDAVVPTTEAQRSGALHPGPMKTRSAPSVTPLLISAAGGWLTNLAFPDRGWWPLAYLGVALLLIALRDLRTVQSGLTGLVWGLAFFLPHVHWAALATGSPLPWIALSLSQAFYVAGFAIAWTVARQAAWVREHPLIQTAVAAAVWVAIEQVRGSWPFGGFPWGILAFSQVDAPVLPLAAYGGEVLVSATVVVIAGLIALAATQERRSSHSAVLGVACVVAALSIGPSLLPLSTGAEAGELRVGAVQGDVPQQGAHWAAQAREVTANHAAGTQRLAESVESDGLDLLLWPESAADIDPRTDAEQAALVEAAAEAVDAPLLMGTQRFPDGQDIRYNEMVLWQADQGAGSAYAKQHPVPFGEYVPYRDLFRRITPLVDLIGTDMAAGTDPAEMSVPVERLGRAVDVTVGICFEVAYADLIGEGVRGGGELIVIPTNNASFGHSQESTQQLAMSRFRAVEHGRATVQISTVGASGIVLPDGTVVQRTGLFTSEQMAATLPLRTSLTPATRLGTAPRTTVWVLAAAAVAGGALSRRTRHSGRQLLDAGRQEVHHGAHDEFLRGRSSVKA